A genomic stretch from Bacillota bacterium includes:
- a CDS encoding BadF/BadG/BcrA/BcrD ATPase family protein translates to MKDAAGEDTPPVLAIDGGATATRALLVTGEGTVIGQGSGGPCGPVLSAQAREVVAGRVVAAVSEAVIEATRGEGHVTVAAVHAGLTGMDRPAERIEWLRAALESLSGRLEIAGPLGLSSDLETAVEGALGPAMAGILVYAGTGSVGAGRSASGQLVRAGGQGYLIDDRGGGFDIGRMALQAVVRAWDGRGPHTVLEELVCQTFGVTGWDGLKRAIYGAPDPKAAVAGVAPLVAEAVRLGDEAARRIVREAAGQLAELALALFRRIRWPAEGPVPVRFAGGAFKNPALVQAFSDQVERLIPGARAERGVLPPAGGAVLMALRAAGLGPDRLASVTSRLVEALGPA, encoded by the coding sequence GTGAAGGACGCGGCAGGGGAGGACACGCCCCCGGTCCTGGCCATCGACGGAGGAGCAACGGCCACCCGCGCGCTACTCGTCACCGGCGAGGGCACCGTGATCGGCCAGGGTTCGGGCGGGCCGTGCGGGCCGGTCCTCAGCGCGCAGGCGCGCGAGGTCGTGGCGGGCCGCGTGGTGGCCGCCGTTTCCGAAGCCGTGATCGAGGCCACACGGGGAGAAGGTCACGTGACGGTGGCCGCCGTCCACGCCGGCCTCACCGGGATGGACCGGCCCGCCGAACGCATCGAGTGGCTACGTGCCGCGCTGGAAAGCCTGTCGGGCCGGCTGGAGATCGCAGGGCCTCTTGGCCTGTCCTCCGACCTGGAGACGGCCGTGGAGGGCGCTTTGGGGCCGGCGATGGCCGGGATTCTGGTTTACGCCGGCACGGGGAGCGTGGGCGCCGGCCGGTCTGCGTCGGGGCAGCTCGTGCGGGCCGGGGGCCAGGGTTACCTCATCGACGACCGGGGCGGCGGGTTCGACATCGGTCGCATGGCCCTGCAGGCCGTCGTGCGCGCCTGGGACGGGCGAGGGCCGCACACCGTGCTCGAGGAGCTGGTCTGCCAGACGTTCGGCGTGACCGGCTGGGACGGCCTGAAACGGGCCATCTACGGTGCGCCGGACCCCAAGGCCGCCGTGGCCGGCGTGGCCCCGCTGGTCGCCGAGGCAGTTCGGCTTGGCGATGAGGCGGCCCGCCGGATCGTCCGCGAAGCCGCCGGACAACTCGCCGAACTGGCCCTCGCGCTGTTCCGCCGGATAAGGTGGCCGGCCGAGGGGCCTGTACCCGTCCGCTTCGCGGGCGGGGCTTTCAAGAACCCGGCGTTGGTGCAGGCTTTTTCCGATCAGGTGGAGCGCCTCATCCCGGGCGCCCGCGCCGAACGCGGCGTTCTCCCGCCCGCGGGGGGCGCCGTGTTGATGGCCCTCCGGGCCGCCGGGCTCGGCCCGGACCGCCTGGCGTCCGTCACTTCCCGGCTTGTAGAAGCTCTTGGGCCGGCGTAG
- a CDS encoding PC4/YdbC family ssDNA-binding protein has product MEQDANFWDRETVIGTVEKNATERIAVRRVERRGRAYVDIRIEWRRQDGDEFFPSKKGVVIPEEALDDVLALLESALKTGSGRSNGRRRSDGS; this is encoded by the coding sequence GTGGAACAGGACGCCAACTTCTGGGATCGCGAGACGGTCATCGGCACGGTGGAGAAGAACGCGACGGAGCGCATCGCGGTGCGGCGGGTCGAGCGGCGGGGCCGCGCATACGTGGACATCCGCATCGAGTGGCGCCGCCAGGACGGCGACGAGTTCTTCCCCAGCAAGAAGGGGGTTGTCATCCCCGAAGAGGCGCTGGACGACGTGCTGGCGCTTCTGGAAAGCGCGCTGAAGACCGGCTCCGGCAGGTCCAACGGTCGCCGCCGTTCCGACGGTTCCTGA